In Deltaproteobacteria bacterium, the DNA window GTTAGTGGAAAGCGAATTGTTTGGCCACAAGAAAGGTTCCTTTTCTGGTGCAGGCGTAGATAAACCCGGCCTCTTTGAAGTTGCTGATGGTGGGACGATCTTTCTCGATGAAATTGGTGAGACGCCGCTGCATATTCAAGTGAAACTCTTGCGGGTGCTGCAAGATGGGAAGATTCGTCGGCTTGGTGAAACGCACGAACGCCGGGTCGATGTCCGTCTGATCTCAGCGACGAATAAATCTCTGACAGATGAGGTCCAACAGCGCCGTTTTCGCGAGGATCTCTATTATCGTATCAATGTCTTTCCGATTGAGGTCCCTCCGCTCCGCGAGCGTCGCGAAGATGTTCCTTTGCTCGTGTCTCACTTCGTACGGAAATGTTCCATCCAACAGGAGAAGAAAGTAGACGGCATTACGAAAAAGGCGCTGGAGATGCTGTCGCTTTACTCATGGCCCGGCAATATCCGCGAACTGGAAAATGAGGTTGATCGCGCGGTGGCCCTGACGCCACAGGGGCAGCCGATTCCCGTAGAAGCCCTTTCCGACCGTCTTGTGAATCAGAAATCACTGCGGGTGCCGTTTCCGTCCGAAGAGCTGCTATTGGAAGATGCCCGCAATGCGTTCGAAAAGGCCTATATTGAGGAGATGTTGGCAAAATACCAGGGAAATGCGAAGCGGACCGCCGAACAACTCGGTATTACTAGACAGCATCTGCATAATTTGATCAAAAAATATGGACTACGGACGCGCGAGCGGGTGTAGAAGCCAAAACCGTACGCGGAGATCCGCAACCACACGAAAGGAGTTCCTGTGATTTACGAACAAACCCAACACGACATGCTGCCCCAGGCGAGCCACGATGAGCGAGCACGACAGAACTTCGTGCAAAGTCTCAAAGTCCACCTTGCAACCAACGTATCTCCTGGCAACAAAGCGGTGTACGAAAAGCGAGCGAAACCGCGCTTTGAACGTGAGCACAAACGCGCGCCACAAGATCGTCACGATGTCCGTCGAGTTATGAAGGACGAACCGTACTACCAAACCTGGAGTGCGTTGCTCCGCACGAGTCAAGAGATGATGTGGGACTCTGTGGCTGCAAGTGTTGAACGCCAGCTTCCTGACCTTATTCATCGAGCCAAGGGAAATGGAAAAACCCTCGGCTCATTGACGCTTGATCCACAACTTGTGATCCCCTCCTATCACACTGCGGTGGATATTCATTGCCAGCCCGGTGCGTATCATACAGAGACGACGACCGATGATGTCGCTGCGGGAGCGATCTACGACCGTGCGGTACACGTGTATGCTATGGGCCGTATGGGGCCGATGAATGATGACCTCGGTGCGTCACTGGCCGCCTATGTGAAACACCAATATGCGAATTTCCATCCGCACAAAATTCTCGATATGGGCTGCTCAGTCGGGCACAGCACAGTGCCCTATGTTGATACATATCCAGAGGCTGACGTGTACGCGGTTGAAATTGGTGCACCCATGCTGCGCTATGCCCACGCCCGTGCGGAAGCGCTTGGCAAACGCCTCCATTTCTCACAGCAGAATGCCGAGCACACCAATTTCGCTGACGCCTCGTTCGATTTAATTGTTTCTCACATTTTGTTGCATGAAACCTCCAGTGCCGCGATTCGTAACATCGTCCGTGAATGCCATCGTCTATTGAAGCCAGGGGGGATGATGCTGCATGTGGAAGTGCCGCAGTATCACGGCATGGAGCCGTACGACGCTTTCATCCTCGATTGGGATACGTACAACAACAACGAACCATTCTGGGGAACGTTGCACGATATGGACCTGGTGGAGTTAGCAGCTAATGGTGGATTCGCAAAAGAGAAAATCATTCAGACCTTGATTCCGAGCGCCTTCAGAATGGCGCGTTCACGGACTGGGTTGTTCCAAGGTGGCGATTTCGGCGGCGGTGGTGAATGGTTTGTCTTTGGAGCAGTGAAATAACGGAGGAGCGTCGGTATGGCAACAAAAGCCAAAGGGAAGAAGCCGACGTTCTTCGCTGACCCGCAAGTCGACAAGCTCATGGCGATTGTGATGGCGCTTGCTGGCGAAGTCTCTGTGTTGCGTGAACGGCTCGATACCGTTGAGCGACTTGTGGAAACGAAAGGGCTCTTCGCTCGCCAAGAGGTCGAGACGTATCGAGCGAGCGAGTCGGTAACAGAGGAGCGTGAACAGTGGAGAAGCCAATACATTGCGCGGGTCTTGCGTGTTGTCCGCGAAGAACTGGATGCTGTCGAACGCGGAGAAGTGACTCCCGAGTCATATGAGGCCGTGGTGCAAGCGGTATCCTCGTGAGTTGGGACGGCAGGCAGTAAGAGACAGTGCAGGCAAATAAACGTGGGGGCGTATGGCAATACGCCCCCACGCGTTTATTGTCCAACCAACCAAAAGGAGGGATTTCTCATGGTCCATCTCATGTTCCTGATGCGACACAAGCCAGGCTTGAGTCGTCAGGGCTGCCAACGCCACTGGCGTGAGATTCATGCGCCACTGGCGCAACGTATTCCCGGTATTCGCCGCTACGTACAGAGTCATGTCCTTGCCGCGCCGGGTGAAGAACCACCCTATGATGGTGCTGCCGAGATTTGGGTCGACGACGAAAAAGCCGCGACCACCGTCTTCCAAAGTAAAGAGTATCTAGAAGGTGCGTACCTCGATGAACCGAATTTTGTCGACATCAAGGCGGCTTTGCGACTTCGCACGGAAGACCACCTGATACTGGCGGGTGCACCGATAGGAAAAAATGAACGGCTGGTGAAACGGCTCTCATTCGTCAAGCGGAAACCAGGTATGAGCCCGCAGGAGTTCTTTCGCTATTGGCAAGATGTTCATGGTCCGATTGCGTGCAAGTTGCCTGGTCTGCGACGTTACTTACAATGTCACAATTTGATGTCTTCTTACGAGCAGCAAGAGCCGCGCTTCGACGGCGTGGCGCAGGTCTGGTTTTCAGATGCTGCCGCGCTTGAGAGAGCGTTTTCGTCGCAGGTGTATCTCGAAGAAGCGCGACCAGATGGTCAGAAGTTTATTGCTCCGGATGGAGTGATGGGGCTGCTGGTCGAAGAAAATCGCGTGATTTGGTCGGAGTGATTAACACAGAAAAAAGGAGGGATCGATTATGGGACGACTCGACGGAAAAGTGGCATTCCTGACAGGAGCGGGATCCGGGATCGCTAGTGCTGCGGCGCATATCTTTACTCGCGAAGGCGCGAAAGTCGTGATTGCTGAACTCAAACCAGAACTTGGGCGGGCGAGCGAACAATCGGTGCGGGCCGCGGGAGGAGATGCGACCTTCATCGAAACCGACGTGACCAAAGAGGAGAGTGTCAAAAACGCGATTGCACAGACAGTGAAGAAATATGGCAAACTCAATATCATCCACAACTGTGCTGGTGGTTCGATCGTTGAAGACAAACGGGTGACCGATGTCGCCATGAGCGTGTGGAATCACACGATGTCACTCGATTTACTCGGCACGTTTCTCTGTTGCCGGTATGGCATCCCTGAAGTCGTCAAGGCTGGTGGGGGTTCGATTATCAACATGTCATCGGTCGTCGCGTTGCGCGGGGCCTTTCCCATTCATGTGTACACCGCTGCCAAAGGTGGGGTGATTGCGTTGACCCAATCGTTAGCAGGGACATATGCACGTGATGGGATTCGTGTGAATGCTATCTGTCCCGGTGTGGTGTTGACTGAACGGGTACGCCAGCGATTTGGTGAAAATCGTGAACAGCCGGCGACCATTCCGCAGACACAAGCGATTCAGATCGACTGGAAACAGTATCCGTTCGGAACTGGCCAGCCGGAAGATATTGCCAACGTGGCGCTGTTCCTTGCCTCTGATGAATCGCGCATGATCACTGGTGCGACGATTCCTGCTGATGGTGGGATGTCAGCCTACTAACGCAGACAACAGTGAGGTTGGTACACAGGTATGGTTGTCGGCTTTTCGTGTAGCGTGTGCGCAGCGCACGCTATGCTGCAGGTGCCTTTGTCTGCGAGACCAGCATGAGAGGATGGGGACCTTGATCCCCTGCTCATGTATGGCAATTTGTCAACGCAGCAGTCGTTGAGCGAAGCCTGACGATCAAGAGGCATATTTTTGCGAGCTGTTGCAATTTGTCGATGATGTAGAAAGTGGAACATTGTAATGACCTATCGATTCCTTACGTGGTGTGCGGTTATTATCCTCTGTCTATCGGTATTCACTGCCTGTAACCCCATACGAATGACAACTGATGCAGTCGGATTGACTGAGAAAAGCCTCGCTGGAGGCGAGAAGGTCCATCTCAAAGTACCGCCCGAACAAGCACTAAGAGTTCTCGACGAAGTAGCGGCACAGCACGGCTGGTCGATTGTCAGTGTCGGGGATCAGTTTGACATGCAAGGCCAGCGTGGAAAGTACTTTCGCATGGAGACCGTTCGCTTTATCGGCGGGCGCAAACAGATGAGCGGAGTGTTCTTTAACGAACCTGGGGGATCATACGTAATAGTGGGCAGAAACGAGGCTGGCCTGCCACCTGAGTTAGTCGAGCCATTTCTTGCCGCAGTGAATGGTCAACAGGGTAGTACGAAAGAGGAGGAGAAACAGCCGTAAGGGTCTCGGTGTTGATGTTTTCGGTTGCTAGCCTTTTGAAGGCGTTTGTGACGACTGTGGCGCGTCAGCGGTGGCGCGATTGGTTAGGAGCAGTTTTGCGGTGAGACTTTTTCCTCACTTCTTGTTGCTTCTTGTTTTGTTCTTCCCACGTTGATCTTCGTTCTGTGTCCTCATGCTGTCCTTGGCACTTCACGTCAAAGGTAGCACGGACTCCCGTCAATGCCTCAAAGTGCTTTGGTCATAAAGACACTATTGGGGTCGTCAATATAGTCCGCGAAGGGTGGACAATACTCAAAGCCAAAATTTGCGTATAAAGTGCGCGCGGGGATAAAAAACTCCATTGACCCGGTTTCGAGACTCACTCGTGCGTAGCCACGTCGCTTTGCCTCCTCAAGGAGGTGCTGTAGCATCTGTTTCGCAACGCCCTCGCGCCGATGAGAAAAAGCCGTGCGCATCGATTTAATTTCCGCATGCTGCGGGTCGAGTTCTTTGAGTGCACCGCACCCTGCTAAGATCCCTTCGTCCCAAATGGTCCAAAAGGTGATTGCAGGCTGGCGTAAGCCTTCAAGGTCTAAGGCATGGATGCTTTCTGGAGGAGAGACGCGGTGCATGTCACGCAGATGCTCGTTCAGTAGCTCCGCGACCTCCGATCCTCGCAAATCGTCCCTGCGTATGTCCATTGTTAGCCCCCATTTTTCCTTTTCGGCTTTCAGAGCCTCATGTGAAAATAACCTCGCGGACGATCAGTTCGCCGCTCGCGAGTGCCTCCTGCGGGGGCTGTACCGTAATCTGATAACCCAAGTGTTCTAACCGCCGCACTAGCCGTTTGGCCGTGGCTTCCGGCCGTAGCCGGTCAAAGTAATCACCG includes these proteins:
- a CDS encoding class I SAM-dependent methyltransferase — translated: MLPQASHDERARQNFVQSLKVHLATNVSPGNKAVYEKRAKPRFEREHKRAPQDRHDVRRVMKDEPYYQTWSALLRTSQEMMWDSVAASVERQLPDLIHRAKGNGKTLGSLTLDPQLVIPSYHTAVDIHCQPGAYHTETTTDDVAAGAIYDRAVHVYAMGRMGPMNDDLGASLAAYVKHQYANFHPHKILDMGCSVGHSTVPYVDTYPEADVYAVEIGAPMLRYAHARAEALGKRLHFSQQNAEHTNFADASFDLIVSHILLHETSSAAIRNIVRECHRLLKPGGMMLHVEVPQYHGMEPYDAFILDWDTYNNNEPFWGTLHDMDLVELAANGGFAKEKIIQTLIPSAFRMARSRTGLFQGGDFGGGGEWFVFGAVK
- a CDS encoding GNAT family N-acetyltransferase; amino-acid sequence: MDIRRDDLRGSEVAELLNEHLRDMHRVSPPESIHALDLEGLRQPAITFWTIWDEGILAGCGALKELDPQHAEIKSMRTAFSHRREGVAKQMLQHLLEEAKRRGYARVSLETGSMEFFIPARTLYANFGFEYCPPFADYIDDPNSVFMTKAL
- a CDS encoding EthD family reductase — encoded protein: MVHLMFLMRHKPGLSRQGCQRHWREIHAPLAQRIPGIRRYVQSHVLAAPGEEPPYDGAAEIWVDDEKAATTVFQSKEYLEGAYLDEPNFVDIKAALRLRTEDHLILAGAPIGKNERLVKRLSFVKRKPGMSPQEFFRYWQDVHGPIACKLPGLRRYLQCHNLMSSYEQQEPRFDGVAQVWFSDAAALERAFSSQVYLEEARPDGQKFIAPDGVMGLLVEENRVIWSE
- a CDS encoding SDR family oxidoreductase codes for the protein MGRLDGKVAFLTGAGSGIASAAAHIFTREGAKVVIAELKPELGRASEQSVRAAGGDATFIETDVTKEESVKNAIAQTVKKYGKLNIIHNCAGGSIVEDKRVTDVAMSVWNHTMSLDLLGTFLCCRYGIPEVVKAGGGSIINMSSVVALRGAFPIHVYTAAKGGVIALTQSLAGTYARDGIRVNAICPGVVLTERVRQRFGENREQPATIPQTQAIQIDWKQYPFGTGQPEDIANVALFLASDESRMITGATIPADGGMSAY